The Deinococcus sp. KSM4-11 sequence AGCCCCCACTTGTTCGGACTTCGGGCCGAGCTTACCCTATTTCTTAAATCTTTTAAATAACCCGGTGACCCTCATTGGCTCGCCGGGAACGGAGGACTCACGGTGACCCAGCCCAAAGATGATTCCACCCCCGCCGCCCCGCTCACCATCCATCTGGTGGGCCACGCCCACATCGACCCGGTGTGGCTGTGGGACTGGCGCGAGGGCGTCGAGACAGTTCGCGCGACCGTCCGCAGCGCCCTGGATCGCCTGACCGAGAACCCCGATATGGTGTTCGCCCACTCCAGCGCCGCGCAGTACGCGTGGCTGGAGCGCTTCCCGGATCTCCTGGCCGAGGTGCGCGCGGCGGTGGCGCGCGGCCAGTGGGAACCGGTTGGCGGGTGGTGGGTCGAGCCCGATGCCAACCTGCCGCACGGCGAGTCCTTTGCCCGGCAGGCGCTGTACGGCCAGCGCACCCTGGAACGGCTGGTGGGGCGGCGGGCGACGGTCGGCTTCCTGCCGGACTCCTTCGGCCATCCCGCCACGCTGCCGCAACTGCTCGCCCTGTCGGGGCTCACATCGTTCGTGTTCATGCGGCCCTCGGCGAACGAACTGGAATTGCCGCAGAACCTGTTCCGCTGGGTCGGCCCCGACGGCACGTCGCTGCCATGCGTGCGCATCGAGGCGTACTCCTCTAACCCACAGCACGTCCAGAGCAGCCTGGAGCGCAACCTGCGCTGGCACCCGCCGGGCGCGCGCCACTGGCTGGGCCTGTACGGGGTGGGCAACCACGGCGGCGGCCCCACCAAGCGCGCCATCGCCAACCTGCGCGCCCTGCACGCCGATCCCGCGTGGCCGGCGCTGACGATGGACTCCTTCGAGCACTTCTTCGACCTCGTGCGCCAGGAGGAAGTCCAGCCAGGCGGGGTGCTGCCGGTGTACACCGGCGAACTGCAGCACCATGCGCGCGGCTGTTACGCCGCCGTCAGCGAGATCAAGTGGCTTAACCGCGAGGCTGAGCGCCGCCTCATTGCCGCCGAGCGCATGGCGGTTCTGGCGGGGCAGGTCGGGCACGCGTATCCACAGGCCGCGCTGACCCGCGCGTGGGAACGCGTGCTGTTCAACCAGTTCCATGACGTCCTGGCGGGCAGTTCCATCACGCGGGCCTACGACGCGGCGCGCGCTCAGCTCGGTGAGGCGCTCGCGGTGGCCGACGAGGCGGAATTCTTCGCCATGCAGGCCATCGCCGCGCGGATCGACACCCGCCGGGGCGGCGCGGACGTGGACGAGGTGATCCGGTCGGTGCGTTGGGACGGCCCCACGTGGGTAAGCGACTACGGCGACGGCGTGCCGGTCGTGGTGTTCAACCCCGGCGCGAGGCCCTGGAAGGAACTGGCCGAAGTTGAGGTCAACGACTGGCACACCGATGACCTGACGGTCACGGACGACACCGGCCAGGAGGTCGCGTACCAGCGGCTTGACCCCGAGAGCGTGAGTGGCGGGCGCCCGCGCGTGGCCTTCCTGGCCGATATACCCGCTGGTGGCTACCGGCTCTACCGGATCTCGGCCGAGCCGTCCGCGCCAGTCGTGGACGCCGGCCTGAGCGTCACCGAGTATGCCTCCGGAACCATCACGCTGGAAAACGCCCTCCTGCGCGTGGAGATCTCGGCCCGCAGCGGCGCCCTCAGCCGCGTGGTGGACAGGGCCCGCGACCTGGAACTGCTCGCCGGCCCAGGCGGGGCGGTGCAGGTCGTGTACGACGGCAGCGACACATGGGGCCACGGCATGACCTCGCTGCGCGGACTGGTGGGCGTCTTTGGCGGCGCCGAGCTGCGCGTGGTAGAGCGCGGACCGCTGCGCGCCACGGTGCGCGTGACCACCCGCTGGGGCGCATCCAGATCCGTGCAGGACTACACCCTGGAGGCCCACAGCGCCGAGGTGCGTGGCCGGCTGGTGCTGGACTGGCAGGAGCCGCACCACGCCGCCCAGCTCAGCTTTCCGCTGGCGCTGGGCGGCGTGAAGGCCACCTTTGAGGTGCCCTACGGCCACGTGGAGCGCCCCGCTGACGGCCAGGAGGAGCCGGTCGGCCGCTGGCTGGACGTCAGCGGCGTGGTGAGGAACGCGCGTGGCCGCGCCTACCCCGCCGGCGCGGCGCTGCTGAGCGACTCCAAGGCGTCCGCGAGCGTGCTGGGCGGCGACCTGCGGCTGACGCTGGCCCGCTCACCGATCTACGCGCACCACGATCCGGCCCGGCCCGATCCGGAGCGCGACCATGATCACATCGACCAGGGCCGGCTGGAGACGCGCTGGGTGCTGTGTCCGCATGGCGGAGACTGGCGCGCGGCGGGCATTCCCGAAAGGGCCGAGCACGTGGGCCTCCCGCTGCCGCTCACCCGAGAGTATGTCCACGCAGGCGACCTGCCGCCCCGGCACAGCCTGCTGCGGCTCGACGGCCTGGACGGCGCGACCGTGACCGCCGTGAAACGCGCCGAGGACGGGGACGCCCTGATCATCCGCGTGCACGAGTGGGCCGGGCGCGGCGCGGAGGGCATGTTGTACTGGGGCGGGGCGGCCGTCCCCGTCGGGGTGCGCGCGCACCAGATCCTCAGCCTGCGCGTGGAGGCGGACGGCCGCGTGCAGGCGGTGAACTTCCTGGAGGAACCGCTGGGTGGAGCGCCGTGAGGCCGGTGGCCCGCGTGGTGATCTCGGGGGCGGGGGGCATGGTCTTCCCCCTGACCCTGGCGGCGGACTTCCTGGCGCTGCTGGCGCCGCTCGGGGCTGAACTCGTGCTGCACGATCCGGATGTGGAACGCGCCGCACGCACCGCCACCGCCGTGCGCGGGCTGGCCGATCACCACGGCCGCGCCCTGCGCCTGAGTGTCACGGCCGTCCGGCGCGAGGCCCTGCGCGGGGCCACCCACGTGCTGCTCACCTTCCAGGTGGGTGGCCTGGACGCCTACCGCATGGACATCGGCATCCCGCGCCGCTATGGGGTGGACTGCCCGGCGGGCGACACGCTCGGCCCCGGCGGCATCTTCCGCTTCCTGCGCAGCACGTCAGCCTTCGACGCGCTCGCCGCCGACGTGCGGGACGTGTGCCCGGACGCCCTGGTGCTGAACTACACCAACCCCATGGCGATGAACGTCTTGTATCTGCACGCGCTGGGCGTGCGGGCCCTGGGTCTGTGCCACTCCATTCCGCACACGGCGGCGCTGCTGGAAGACGTGCTGGACGTGCCGAGCGGCGAGCTGACGTACCGCGCGGCCGGCATCAACCATCAGGCATGGTTCCTCACGCTGGGGTACCGCGGCCACGACCTGCACGACCGATTGCGGGACACACTGCGGCGGCGCTTCCTGCCGGAGCACGGCGGGCACACCCCGTGGACCGAGGGCCACGCCACCTATGTGGGGGGCCAGGAACGCGTGCGCGCTGAGCTGATGGAGACCTTCGGGCACTTCCTGAGCGAGTCGAGCCACCACGTCTCGGAATACGTGCCGTACTTCCGCCGCACGCCGGAGGCTGTCCGGGCCGTCTTGCCGCGCCGCTGGGACTATCTGCGATCCGTCGAGGCAGGACTCGGCCACGAGCAGGCCACGCTGGACGCGGCCGTGGCCGCCCGCCACCCGCGCCTGGAGCCGTCGGCCGAGTACGGCATGCGGATCGTGGCGGCGACGGTGGGCGGCGCTCCGCAGGACGTCTACGTCAACGTCATCAACGCGGGCCTGATCGCCAACCTGCCGGCCGACGCGTGCGTGGAGGTGCCCGCCGTGGCCGACACGGCGGGCGTGACGCCGCAGCCGGTGGGCCGCCTGCCCGCGGCGTGCGCCGGTCTGAACCTCACGAACGTCGCGGTGCAGCTCTGCGCCGTCGAGGCCGCCGTGCAGCGCGATCCCACCCTGATCGAGGCCGCCGTCGCGCTCGATCCCCTGACTGCCAGTGTCCTTGACCTGCGCGACATCCGCCGCATGACCCGGGATCTCATCGGAGCGCAGCGGCCATGGTTGCCTGCGTGGGCGGACGGCACGGTCTGAGCGCCCGGCCAGGCGGCCCGTCCCTGACGTCGGCCATTCTCAGGATTGGGCGTGCAGGAACTGCTCCACCTCATCCATCGTCGGGGCGTGGGCGCCCGGCCGAGTGCATGCGAGCGCTCCGCACGCCAGCGCGAATTGGAGGGCCTGTGCCGGTGCAACGTCTGGCCCGGCCAGCGTGCCCGCCAGCCAGCCGGCCGCGCAGGCGTCGCCGGCACCCACCGTGTCCGCAACGGTCACAGCGTAGCCAGGGTGGTGCCACTCGCCCTGCGGCGTGAACAGCCGCGCGCCCGCCGCGCCCAGGGTGAGCAGCACGTGCATGCGTGGATGGGCACGGCGCAGCGCGGTCACGCCGTCCTCGACCGTCTGTCCGGGCAGCAGGCCCAGGATGTCCTCATGTGAGACCTTCAGGTGGGTGGTGTGGGGCAGGTAGGCCCATAGGGCGCGCCGGCCCTCCTCGGCGTAGGTCGGGCGGAAGTTGGGGTCGTAGAGGACGGTCAATCCACGCCACGCGGCCTCCTGCGCGCAGTCGAGAAAGGCGGGCGCGGCTGGCTCACGCAGCAGCGTTACCCCGCCGAAATACGCGGCGTGCGCGTCGACCCACGCGTTCGTCGACACGCCCGCGAAGGCGCTGTCCGCTCCGCCCTGCGCGTAGAAAGCGTAGCGGCTCGGCTGGTCGTCGACGCCCTTGTGAACCACCGAAAGGGCCGTGGGCGCGTCCACGCGGGAAGCGGAGGTCATGTCCAGCCCAGCCGCCTCGCCCAGCGCGCTCAGGCGCTCGGCGAATGGATCACTGCCCAGGCTGCCCGCAAAGGCCACGCCCTCGCCCAGCGCCGCCAGCCCCAGCGCGACGTTCCACGCGCTGCCACCTGGCCGAGCCTGCCACGCGTCGCCAGCCGGCACGAAGTCCATCAGAACACCACCGAAGACCATGGTGTGGCTCACCGCGCGGCCTTCCCGCGGACGGACTCGTCCTCAGCTCCAGACTCCTCGTCCGGCGGCGGACGCACGGTCACTGGGCGCACCTGCACGGCGGCAAGGGTCAGCAGCAGACTGATGAGCACCAGCACGCCTGGCGTGCGGAACGAGCGGCCGACGAGGTACAGCGCCAGCGGAATCACGACGAAGGCGTGGGCGGCCACAGGCCGGCGGATCACGACCACGGCGGCTGCCCGCAAGGCCCGCCCGAACGTCAGGCCGCGCACGGCCAGTGCATCCAGCAGGAAGGGCTGCAGCGCGATGAACAGCCACGTGAGGTACGCCCACAACAGCCACACGGCATACACTCCGAGCTGCGCGGCGCCCTGATGGCCCAGCACGCGGGGCCAGAACGTCAGGTTGGCCCACGCGAGGTACGCGAAGACGCCCACTGACACGCTCCACAGCGTTCCTGTCCACAGGACAGCCCGCAGTCGGGTGCCCAGGGTGCGCCATGTCGGGTGCCGGTCGTCGCGCAGCGCGGCGAGGTGGCCGAATACGGTGACGGTCATCGGGCCGAGCAGCACGACCGTGACTGCCCCGGCGATCCACAGCACGTTCAGGCCGACCAGGGTGGGCAGGTTCGTCCACGCCAGCCAGCCGCCCTCACGCAGGACGCGCGGTATCCCGGCGGGCGTCTGCGGCGGCCCGGTCACCTCAACCACCATCGGGTTCCAGGCCCGGCGGCATGACCAGCGGGTTGACCCGCCGCTGCTCGTCCCAGCGCTGCCACGTGCGCTGCACCAGCGCGGCGTCCGCGTCAGTGAGCGCCGCGCCATCGCCGTCGACGTGGGTGGCGAAGTAGAGGCTGGGCACGCCCAGGTCAGGTTGGAGGGCCACGTACTCGCGCCACGCCGCGATGTTCGGCATGGGCCAGTTGTCGGTGTCGATCAGGTGCGTGGGCAGGGCGGCGCGCGCCACCCGGGCGCGGTGGAGCATCTGCGCGCGCACGTCTGCGCCGGTGTTCACGTCGTTCAGGCGGATCATGTCGCTCACGTCGCCGAAGGCCGGGTGGGGGGTGTGGGTCATCACCAGGGCGTCGGGCTTGACGCGCTTGGCCTCCTGACGCAGCAGTCCGAGCAACTCGTGCAGCAGCGCAATACCCCACGCGTGGCCGTGCCGGCGCAGCCCCGGGCCCGACGGCGTGCGGGCGCTGAAATCCACCTTGAAGCCGTCGGCGCCGTAGTCCAGCAGCATGCGCCTGACGCTGCTGGCCAGGATCTCACGGTACGCTGGGCTGGTCGGATCGGCGGCCACCACTCCGCCCAGATCGTCGGTCACGCACGCTTCGGGGGGCAGGCCCTCGGGATCCCAGGCCTTCCACCACAGCAGCACCTTCTGGCCGCGGGCGTGTGCCCGGTCGATCCAGCCGCGCAGGTCGGGCCACTTCATCTCGTCCACCTCGCTGTGGCCGTAGGTGGCGCTCCACTTGTCATCCAGCACCAGGATGCCGGGGTGCAGATCATGCCCGTCCAGGGCGCTCAGGAAGGCGTCGTAGTTCGCCTGGGTGCAGTGATCCGGGGCGCGGCCGCCGCGTACGCCCGCGAGGTGGCACTGCGCCCCCCAGCCGCACTGGATCGGGCTCGACCACCACGCGGGCGCGGGGGCAGCCGGGGCAGCCGGCACCATGCTGCGTTCACGGTGCAGCTCGGCGTTCCGGGCGATGGCCGCGTAGGGATCGGCCGCGAATTCCAGGCGCAGGGTGGGCGTGCGGAAGGTACCGGACACGTGGGTCTGGCCCTCGTAGCTCAGGCGCAGGGCGAAGGCGCCCTCGTGGGCGTCGTAGTGGAAGCCCGTGAAGGTCAGGTCGCGTACCGGCGCGACGATGGACGCGGCGAGCCACGGAGCAGGACTGGACGGGATGGCCTCCGGCGCTGCGTCTTCCTCCACCGGCGCCCCACCCTGGTCGGCGCCGAGCGACCCGCCGGAGGCTGGGCCGTCGGGCTCGCGGCGAAAGGCGTAGAGCAGCGGCGCGGGCGTGAAGAACCAGTGGGCCTTCCCCGGCAGGCTGGTGCCCATCACGTCGACGCTGCTCGACTCACCCGCGCTATGTGTACGCCGCTCGCGCCCCCACGGTTCAGGGTTGAACACCTCGCTGAAGTGCGCGCCGCTCTCGAACAGGCCGCTGCCCCACCGCAGGTGGCCGGAGTGGTAGCCGGCGAACACCAGCACGTCTGTGAGCTCGCCCTCGCCCTGCACTTCGACGTGGGCGTCGATGCCGCGTGCGTCGCAGGTGAGTACCAGCGCTTTGTCCAGCCACACGCCGCCGCGCAGCGGGAAGCGGAGTTGGGCAGTCCCGCGGGCCTGGGTCACCTGCACGTCGTCCAGGCGGGCGGTTCGGTCGAGGCCGGCCGCTGTGTGGACGCTGCAACACAGGAAGAGGTCGGCATAGGGCTGGCCTGCTGCGCCACTCAGGCGGATGAAGGGACGGGACGCGTCCAGCGTGAGGCGGTAGTGCGGCGTATGAAGATCCAGGCCGTCTGGCCGCATCTGCAGGTGGAGGTCGGGCGCGGTGTCTGGGGCGGATCGGGTGTCAGGCATGGCTCCCCTGTGCGTTGGACGGTACTGTCATCGAGGTTTCTTGATAATTTTAAGCTATTGCGCTCAGCGGAGCAAACGGGGCGCAGACGTCTCCGCATGCCCACCGGAGCGCGCCCTATCATGCAGGTCCGGCGCGAGGGCGGCGGGAAGGAGCGTTCGTGACCAGAAGCCGCAGCGTGCGCAAGGGGCGCAGCCTGCCCGATACGCGGGCCGAGAACCTCAGCGTGGTGCTCGAGGCGCTGCGCAAGCTCCAGCCGGTGTCGCGCAGCGGGCTGGCCGCCGCCACCGACCTGACCGCCGCGACCATCACCCACATGGTCGATGAGCTGCACGCCTCCGACCTGCTGATCGAGTCGCCGTCGGACGCCCGGCAGGTGGGACGGCGCCCCACCCTGTTGCGCCTGAACAACGCCCGGGGGCAGATCGTGGGGCTGGAGATCTCGCGCTCGGAGGTGCGGGCCATCCGCACGAACTTCGGCGGCGAGGTGCTGGCGGTCGCGGCCCAGGCGTTCCGGCCGCAGCTGCCGCTGGACGACAACCTGCGCCGCCTGACCGACGTGGTGCGCTTCGTGATCGATCCCGAGCTGCCGCTGCTGGGGATCGGCGTGGGGGTGCCGGGCCCCGTGGATAGCACGCGCGGCCTGGTGCTGGAGCCGCCCAACTTTGGTGGCTGGCGCCACGTGCCGCTGGCCGAATTCCTCCAGAGCCACTTCGCGGCGCCGTGCTGGCTCGACGACGACGCCAAGGCCGCGGCGCTCGGGGAGCGGTGGTACGGCGCGGGCCAGCAGGTGGGCACACTGCTCTTTCTGTCCCTGCGCTCGGGCGTGGGAGCCGGCTTGATTGTGGGCGACCGGGTGTACCGTGGCGCCCACGAGCTGGCCGGCGAAATCGGGCACACCACCATCGACATCAATGGGCCGCTGTGTGAGTGCGGCAACCGCGGCTGCGTAGAGACGCTGGTCAGTGTGCCGGCCATCCTGGCAGACGCGCGCCGTGAGGGGCTGGCGGTGCACGATCTCCAAGGACTTCATCAGCTGGCCGAGGCGGGCGAGGTGGGCGCCCTGACGATCAAGGAGCGCGTCTCGGTATACCTCGCCGCCACGCTGGTCAACGCCGTGAACCACTACGACCCGGCCCTGATCGTGCTGGGCGGCAGTCTGGTGCGGGCGTGGCCGGAACTGACCGAGGACGTGGCCCACAAGGTCAAGGGCCGCTCCTTCGGCTTTCTGTCTAAGGATGTGCGCATCGTGCAGAGCCTGCTGGGCGAGAACGCGACGTCGCTCGGCGCGGCGGCGCTGGCTATCGGTGAACTGCTGCACGGGGGAGATCCTCGGCCTGCCAGCCTCAACCGCCAGCCGGCCCGGCTCGGCGCCGCGCTTGACACGTCCGCCATTACTTAATAATATAAAATAACCAAATACTCAGCCCAGCTGTTCGTCCGGAGGATCGCATGCATAAGAAGGCACTGCTGGTTACATCACTGCTGCTCGGGCTCTCTGGAGCCCAGGCCCAGAAAGTCACCCTCAATTTCACGGCCCACTGGTTGAGCGAGCAGCGCCGGCCGACCATCAACAAGATCATCGGGCTGTGGAACCAGCGCAATCCCAACGTGCAGGTGCAGTACACCGGGGTGCCGTTCGACCAGCTCATCACCAAGACGCTCGCCGGCGTAGCCGCTGGCAACGCGCCCGACGTGGTGGTCATCGACATTCGCACCAGCACGCAGCGCGCGGCCCGCAACCAGAACACCGACATGAGCCAGTTCGGTGCGGACAAGCTGGGCGGCTCATACTTCCCGCAGCTGTGGGCGACCGGGCGCTACAACGGCAAGCAGTACGCCCTGCCATTCGTCACTGACACCCGCGTGCTCTTTTACAACAAGGCTGCCTTCAAGGAAGCGGGCCTCGACCCGAACAAGCCGCCCAAGACCTGGGACGACCTGTGGGCCTACGCGGCCAAGCTCGACAAGAAAGACGGCGACCGCTGGACGCGCATGGGCTTCCACCCCAATTTCGGGGACTTTGGCTACCAGGGCTGGGTGAACAACGCGGGCGGCTACCTGTTTGACAAGAACAATGAGAACCCGACCATGACGAGTGCCGCGGCCGTCCAGACGCTGGCGTGGTTCAAGAAGTGGAATGACAAGTACGGCGCGAACAGTGTCGCCGCGTTCAAGGCCAGCTTTGGCGGCGGCACCCAGGACGAATTCATGTCGGGGAAGGTGCCGATGGTCGTGCGCAACGGCAACTACCTCTCGACCCTGACCCGCAGCGCCCCGGATCTCCAGTTCGGCATGGTCAGCGTGCCCACCATGGACGGCAAGACGAGCGACACCACCACGTGGGGCGGCGGCTTCAACATCGAGATTCCGCGCGGCAGCAAACATCCCAAGGAGGCCTTCGCCTTCGCCAAATTCCTGTCGACTGAGGGGGCCAAGATCTGGGCGGCCGAGCAGAACGACCTGCCCGCGTACAAGGCCGCCCAGACCGCCAACAAGAACCCCCAGTTCATCAAGCTGGTGAGCTTCCTGCCGATCACGTACCTGTCGCCCGCCCCGCTGTACGCCCCCAGCTACGACACCGCCGTGAACAAGGCGGTGGACGACGTGCTGCTGCGCGGACGCGACCCACAGGCGGCGCTGGAAGAAGCCCAGGCAGCGGTGGCGAAAATGGTGGACGAGAACAAGAAAGACGCCAAGTAAACCGAAGCGCGCTCCAACCCCGGACGGCGCCGTCCGGGGTTTGTCGTGGTGAAGCTTCAGGGCGTGTGGTCGTTCGCAGGGGGCAAGGCGGCGTGCCGCGTGAGACCTCCTCTCAGGCGCCCGGTTCCAGTTCGGTCAGCAGGACGCGCCGCGCCGCACTTCCGTCATCGGGCAGGAGCAGCGTGACGAGTTCGTGCGCGCCGAGGGTGACGTCCAACTCGCGGTTCAGGAAGGGCAGCGAGAGCTGCGCCGTGGCCGGGCGGCCGTGCGTCTCATGCAGGCGCACCACCACGCCGCTGTCGTCCTGGGCGCGCTTGATTACGCTCAGCATCACGTGCTCGGGCGTGACGGTGCCGTGGGCCTGGGCGGCCGGCAGGGGGCCCTCGTGGAAAGTCTCAGGCAGGGCCACCGGCCCTTCCGTCAGGGCCGCGCACAGCCGGGGCAGACCAGCGTCCCGCCACGTTCCAGCGTGCGGCGACAGCCAGTACGTGAAGGTCTGTTCGCCCTGATCCATGTAGCGGTAATCACCAGCCGCCGTGGGAACGTAGGGATCGTGGTGGGCGTAAATGGGCGAGCGCAGCACAGTGAGGTGCAGCGCCGATTCTGTAACGCTGTAGCTGGACTTGGCGTCATTCACGAGGCCCAGGCCGCGCACTTCACCGGTGGGCCGGTGGACGCCGCTGAGATCCACCCAGCGCCCGCCCGGGTACTCTTCGCCATTGCCCGGCCGGGAGACCTGCCCATATGGCGCCTCGTAGGTCACCTGCGGAAACTGGAGGTGGAGCGGGAAGCGCAGCTTAAGCATCCGCCGCGCCTCATGCCAGTCCACCCGCACACGCACCTCGACCGGCAGCGCGGGGTCGCTGTAGAGGAAGTAATCCTGCGTCAGTGTGCTGCGTCCGTAGGTGGACACACTCCTGATGGCGCCGCGCAGCGGGCCGCGCTCCAGCCAGCTCAGCCGGGCGTTCCCGAAGTGCCCGGCGACACGGTCGAAGCGCACCCGGCCGTGGCTCCACGTGTCGGTGTCGTCGTCCAGCACCACGCCGACAGCGGCGGGCGCGGAGAAGACCTCGCAGTCCGCGCGAAGATCCACCAGACGCGCGATGCCTCCGCTTTCGGTGTCGAATTCCATGAGCAGCGCGGCGTTCTCCAGAACGAGGTCGTCCGGCCCGGCGACGTCAGCGTTCGCGCCAGGCGCGGTCTCACCGCCCGGCCGCACGGTGAACACGCGGTGGCCGAAGGCGGGTAGCTCGGCCAGCCACGCCAGGCGTCGCCGCCACCCACTGACGGTCGCCCCTGAGCGGGTGAACTGGGCAGGGACTGCTGCCCCGCTCTCGTCGGACAGGGTGAAGCCGTCGCGCACTCCACCGACCTCGTGCTCGACGGGCACGCGCGCGGGCCACGGGTGCGGGTTCCATACCACGAAGCTGCGGGTGCCCTCTTCCGGCGGCACCGTCACCCGCCAGCTCAGGCGCTGCACGGCCGCGTTGGTGACGTGTTGTGCGATCGACAGTGCCTCGCCGTACTCGTGCTGGGCGTCGTCATACGCCCTCTCTACGCTGGTGCCCGCCAGGATGTCGTGGAACTGGTTGAACAGCACGCGCTGCCACGCCCGGTCGAGGTCGGCCTGCGGGTAGGGGAGGCCCACCAGGGTGGTGGCCAGGGTCGCCAACTTCTCTGCCCGCACCAGTGCGAGTTCGGCCTGACGGTTGAGACGCTTGACGCCCGAATGCGCCGAGTAGCAGCCGACCGCGTGGTGCACGAGTTCGCCGTGCCACACGCCGGCCCGCTCGGCATCGGCGGCCTCGAAGAAGGCGTCTGGGGTGCTCAGCACCAGGTTCGGCAGCTCTGGCTCCGCATCTAGGCGGTGGATGGACGCGAGGTTCTCGCGGGTGGGGCCGCCGCCATGGTTGCCGACGCCGTAAAAGCACATCAGGCGGTCGTCCGGTGACGTGAGGTCGTTCGCCACTTTGCGGATGTGCGGCTCCAGATCCTTGCCCCACGTGCAGTACTCGTAGGGGATGCGGAACGTCAGCACGCGCGAGCCGTCGAGCGCGGCCCACCAGAACAGCCGGCCCGGCAGCGCCTGCTCGTGCGGACCCGGGCGCATGAAGGTGTACCGCGTCAGGCCGCTGGCGAGCAGCAGTTGCGGCAGGGTCGCCGCGTGCCCGAATGAATCCGGGTTGTAGCCGACGGTGGCCGTGCGGCCGAAGCGGCTGTGGAAGAAGCGCTGGCCGTACAGTGCCTGCCGGGCGAAGCCCTCGCCGCCGGGCAGGTGGCAGTCGGGCTGCACCCACCACCCGCCGACCAGGGCCCAGCGCCCCTCCGCGACCCGCCCCCGAATCTCGGCGAACATCTCAGGCTCGTTCGCCTCGATCCACGCGAGGTGCGCCGCCGAGGAGCACGTGAAGATGAAGGCTGGGTCTTCGCTCAGGCGGTCGAGCGCCGAGCGGTACGTCGCCTTGATTTCCTGAAAGCCCTCCTCCCACGTCCACAGCCACACCGGGTCGATGTGCGCGTTGCCGATCATGTGCAGGGTGCCCGGGCGGGCGGGGGCAGGCCGGCGCCCCTCGACCTGCGGGGCGCTCACGCCTCCTCTCCCAGCAGGGCGTCGTCAATGGTCTCACACAGCACGTGGATCAGCAGAATGTGCATCTCCTGGATCTGGGCGGTGCGCGCGGCCGGCACGGCCAGCAGAACGTCCACTTCAGCGGGCCGCTCTGCCAGGCGGTCGCCGCTGAACAGCACGGTGTCCGCGCCGATCTCGCGCGCGGCGCTCAGCGCCCGGCGCACGTTGGGGCTGCTCCCGCTGGTACTGAGACCGACCAGCACGTCACCCGGACGGGCCAGCGCCCGCACTTGGCGCGCGAAGACCTCGGCAAACTCGTAGTCATTGCCGATGCAGGTCAGGGCGCTGCTGTCCGTCGTGAGTGCCAGCGCAGCGAGCGGCGCCCGCTCCCTCCGGAACCGGCCGGTGAGTTCAGCGGCGAAGTGCTGGGCATCGGCGGCGCTCCCCCCGTTGCCGCAGATCAGCATCTTGCCGCCGCTGCGCAGGGCCGCGACGCAGCGCTCTGCCGCACGGGCAAGGTCCGCTTCCAGGGGGGGCAGCAGTTCCAGCACGTCGCGGTGGCGGCGCAGGGCGCCGGCGAACTGCTGGCCGAGAAGATCGGCGGTGGGTCGGTGGGTCGTCACAGGTTTGTCTCCTGAAGGGGG is a genomic window containing:
- a CDS encoding alpha-mannosidase is translated as MSAPQVEGRRPAPARPGTLHMIGNAHIDPVWLWTWEEGFQEIKATYRSALDRLSEDPAFIFTCSSAAHLAWIEANEPEMFAEIRGRVAEGRWALVGGWWVQPDCHLPGGEGFARQALYGQRFFHSRFGRTATVGYNPDSFGHAATLPQLLLASGLTRYTFMRPGPHEQALPGRLFWWAALDGSRVLTFRIPYEYCTWGKDLEPHIRKVANDLTSPDDRLMCFYGVGNHGGGPTRENLASIHRLDAEPELPNLVLSTPDAFFEAADAERAGVWHGELVHHAVGCYSAHSGVKRLNRQAELALVRAEKLATLATTLVGLPYPQADLDRAWQRVLFNQFHDILAGTSVERAYDDAQHEYGEALSIAQHVTNAAVQRLSWRVTVPPEEGTRSFVVWNPHPWPARVPVEHEVGGVRDGFTLSDESGAAVPAQFTRSGATVSGWRRRLAWLAELPAFGHRVFTVRPGGETAPGANADVAGPDDLVLENAALLMEFDTESGGIARLVDLRADCEVFSAPAAVGVVLDDDTDTWSHGRVRFDRVAGHFGNARLSWLERGPLRGAIRSVSTYGRSTLTQDYFLYSDPALPVEVRVRVDWHEARRMLKLRFPLHLQFPQVTYEAPYGQVSRPGNGEEYPGGRWVDLSGVHRPTGEVRGLGLVNDAKSSYSVTESALHLTVLRSPIYAHHDPYVPTAAGDYRYMDQGEQTFTYWLSPHAGTWRDAGLPRLCAALTEGPVALPETFHEGPLPAAQAHGTVTPEHVMLSVIKRAQDDSGVVVRLHETHGRPATAQLSLPFLNRELDVTLGAHELVTLLLPDDGSAARRVLLTELEPGA
- a CDS encoding SIS domain-containing protein; this encodes MTTHRPTADLLGQQFAGALRRHRDVLELLPPLEADLARAAERCVAALRSGGKMLICGNGGSAADAQHFAAELTGRFRRERAPLAALALTTDSSALTCIGNDYEFAEVFARQVRALARPGDVLVGLSTSGSSPNVRRALSAAREIGADTVLFSGDRLAERPAEVDVLLAVPAARTAQIQEMHILLIHVLCETIDDALLGEEA